Within Populus trichocarpa isolate Nisqually-1 chromosome 6, P.trichocarpa_v4.1, whole genome shotgun sequence, the genomic segment GGGTCACTAacaagaggagaagaaaaccaaAACTGGAATGTTTGCAGTTAACAGAAAAACCATAGCTACCTGGCACAAACCCAACAAGTCACAGCTAAACTTTTCTATTGATACTAGAGAATGAATCAGAAAGTCCATATCATAAAACGGTGTGAGATAGCTGGCTTCTGGGATTTGTACGTGCCTAATTCAACCAACACAAACCTGAATTATTGCTGTCTCTACTCTACAATGACTAGCTGAAAACAAACAGGACATGCTTTCTAACaaaatgacttgattaaaatattacaatattGCAGGATGCACAAATTCCAATAGTGAGGTTACCATTGTTGGGTGGTGATGGTTGGGGGTTGGGGTGAGGTAATGACAACCAGAGACTCTTAAATGTATGTCTAATCCATGCAAAACACAATactcaatcaaataaaaagagctTCTATTTTTGTCCAATCTTTTTCCCTGCAAGATGATGAAGCTATACCTCAATTGTCTTTCCATTAGAGGCTGTAACTATATCTCCTGGCCTCATACCAGTTCCACTGATCATATTCTCGCAAGCTGCAACAATGAAATGGACCTGCATAACAAAATTTCAGCTGAGTCACAAgggcatttaaatttttaaaaaaatatacatgtaatTGCAAACAAATGGTTAGAAAAAAAGGACGAAAAGAAACtaacattttaaattgatatgaaCATGGTTTTAGCAATGATTATGAGAACAAGGACAAGACAAACAGCTTACCTCAACCCCACGAGGTTTAACTTGACCAATGGCTTTAGCTGCACCTAAAACTGCTGCTGAACCTCCCATATCAAATTTCATGAACTCAATGGAACAGCCAGGTCCTGTCTTGATGTTGTAGCCACCActgaaaacataaaagacaCAGCATTCAGGAACCCCTACTGGCATCCAAAACAGCAGAaagaataaaagacaagaagCACCACTTCCTATAAGAAGTGAAAAGCACATGCTGAGAAAGGATCAGAAGCATGGCCTCCTTCTTGACAGAGCATAACCAAGACCGCTTATCATGTGAATGATCACTATCTAAATGATGCTACATGACACCATCACACATTGAACTTCCAAAAGTCAGCACCATATCCCCACAGTTGGTTTTGGAACCAAAAACTAACATTTTGGAAAATATATAATCACCTGTCAAAAGTCAATCCTTTTCCAACTAATGCTAACTTGGCTTTAACAGGTCCACTTGAAGGCTTATAACACAAATGGATGAAATGGGGAGGATTTGCAGAAGCTGCAGCAACACCTAAATAGGATCCCATTTTCAACTCTATGCACTGCTCTGCACTCAAGATGGTAGCAGAAAGAACATCGCTGTATGTGGAAGCAATCTTTGAAGCTTCTTCTGCCAGTACCGCTGAAATATAGAAGTCATCGCACACAATTAAACATGTACACACATATACATATTATGGGTGCATACCTATGTCTTGGGATGGAAATATGAACTACGGCCTATTAAAATATTAGTTCAGACACAGGAAGTAGGTCAGGTTGTAATTCTAATTATTGCATTATGCATGCAAGCCTTAAGGGGAAGCTGGTACAAACCAGGGGTGAGTACATTGGCAGGTGAATTGACAAGCTCTTTTCCAAAAATTACAGCAGAAGAAACATCTTCAGCATATTTGAGCTTCTTCACTAGCTCAGGTCCAGTTCCAAGACCAAGAATATCCACAGATTTAAGCACAGGTCTCTTTGAATCCGACTTATACCTATTATCTTCATATGTCCCCAGCACAGTCCCTGTCACAGTTTAAACCATTCaacataaattatttctaaCAGTTGAAACAATCAATCCACACAATAGCATCAACTCCTAATACAAGTACCAGATACTATCGCCGAAGCAGTATTAAGTTTTGATTCATTCGAGATGCTTCCAGTTGAAGCAAGCACAATGCCAACATCACTGGCTTGAGCAGTCTTAGCAGCAGCCGCAATGGCCTCACCAAAATTGCGAaaattatatgtgtttgttGCAGACTGTCCAAGGCCAATCAAGCCGATTCTTTTGGAACCAAGACCTGGAAGTCTAAGAACCAATGACTGGCCAGGTTTTCCTGTGAAATCCTCCTCAGAAGAGGCTTCACTTAATTGACCACCCAGCTTAGCATCTAGCTTTTTCAAAAGAGAGTTCTCGAACTTCTTGCTGTCATCCTTGGCCATATCTTTCTCTGTAACACCAACAGCAAGTATATCCCCTTTCCATTCTGCCACGTCAATTTCTTTTGCAGAAAAAGCAATCTGTCAAGGATTACACAAACACATGATCCATCTTTTTAGTACCCaataaacaacaatcaaaatgcaaagaatcACAAACTTCACcaattaatatttgatcaaaGCACATATCGGCAGGGGAAAACACCAATCAGGTCGCATATATTTATCACAGCTTTAAGGCATAAATCACACGTAGAGACGCGAAATCAAGGAGGTTTGAAAGCAAAGAAATGAAACCCCACCAACAAAAAACAGTATGATTAGAATTTTAACCCTTGATGATCAATCAAAACTATAACTTTATgcgaaacaaaaacaaaatcacagaTTGGTTTCAACCAATATTACTCATATAGATGTAAAAAGACATGCAAATCTATAGTTggctttaaaaacaaaaaccattaacaaaagtaaataaaacattCCAACcgcaaaaaaacacacaaatctATTATTGACTTTAAAACTTATAGccatcataaaaaatcaataatcttGATAATCTAAACACAAtatacaaagaaacaaaatgtgGGGTTTATTCTTTTAGGGGAAACTACAAGAGATTGACCTTAGGGACATCGATGTTAGCAGGCTGAGTAAGGCCAAGAGTGGCACGAGCTGAGTGAGCCATGAGTTTGACTCCTCGTCTTCTGTAAGAACCAAAGGGTGAAACTGAAAAGGTGAATCTAAGACAAGGAGCTGACTTCAACTTCGTGAGAAACAACGACGGGGAAGAGGAGAAAGATGATCGGACAACAGCAGCAGTAAGTGAAGTGGCCAAGGATACTACGATACATAGTATTTGGCAACGTTACtatagttgatttttaaataattttttatattaaaatacatgttaataatatttttttatttttaaaaaattattttttacattaacatattaaaacaatttaaaacatattaaattttaataaaaataaattttgaattttttaaaaacacggtttACACCGCGTTCTCAAATAATTTCTACAATAACAGCCTTTTTCAATGTGggtttctctatttatttataatgaatcCATCCCTCAAACAATTTAACAAGATATAGTTTAAACTAGGTACATTGACCCACGTGATAtcacgggttaatttttttatatatataaaatatcaaaaaaggttaagatctaaaagtgttacgTCTTTTTACATAGTTATACCCAAAAGTCTTGGATTTGACTGCAACACCTGACCTAAGagcaatatttataatattattaataacattaaacttgcatgacccggGTTTAAGTGGGTATGACTGCAATACCAAACCCAATAGCTTTGGATGTGGGTTTGGctgtaaggtcgtgtcataaaagtgtgataattaaatggattaattaaaaagaaaaaaaaccaacaagaagaaaaaaactaatgaagaaaaagaaaaaaaatatgtattaactgggttaacccgtcaaacctgagatttgTGTCGTGAAactttgataactaaataagaaaaaaaattaacaggttaacccagaattaactgggttaacccgtcaaacccgagatccgtgtcatgaaagtttgataactaaatacaaaaaatattaacattaacaaactaaattaaacgaaaaaaataattaaaaagaaaaaaaaattatgggttaactcgtcaaacctggttaacccgttaaatccgggatccgtgtcatgaaagtatgataacttaaatccgggatccgtgtcatgaaagtatgataactaaataaaaaaaattaacgataacaaactaaattaaataaaaaaattattaaaacaaaaaaaacaaaaaaaattgacgggttaacccagaattaactgggttaacccgtcaaacctgagatatgtgtcatgaaagtctgataactacatagaaagaaatttaacattaacaaactaaagcaaacgaaaaaaattaattaaaaagaaaaaaaacaaaaaaaaattatggattaactcgtcaaaccaggttaacttgttaaacccggaattcgtatcatgaaagtctgataactaaataaaaaaattaacattaacaaactaaattaaacaaaaaaaattattaaaagaaaaaaaacaaagaaagaagcaaaaaaaaaaacccgaaatgcataaaaaaacaaaatacaaaacagctaaaaataaaaaaacaaaaaaaagacaactaaaaaaaataaactaaaaaaccttTTACTGTgaactgcactgtgcagtccacggtAAAACACTGATgcattttagtatatgttacaattattttttattttaaaataataattaaaattttatttttaattttaatacttaaaataattgtataaaatgATAGTTACATCGCTATCTCAAGTACACATTGTTTAAAATAGACATGAATGACCcggtggtaagagcttgggaccaagaggtttgctccctttgTTACagtgcaagctggcccggacacccacgttaaactaaaaaaaaaaaatagtgatgaaTGGTGCATTGACACCAGCTTAGTGTGCTGACCGACCAATTGGATTAGATATAGGCATGGCTCTTGCTTCGGTTAGCTAgtgattgataatttttagaGGGATAAATTCCATATTGTATTCCTTGTTTCATGCTAAAGTCCTTGCCGTCTATGTATGCTAAATTCCATATTTCTACTgcaaataaaaaagtgaaaacgAGACAAAAAGCTAAAACATTCTTCATTCTCTATGATTTCTAGCTGCTACGTGTAATATGACATAACCACATGGTAACTTACACGTACCGTCCTCAtgattttggtctttttaaaACTTGTTATTGCTTTGAAGGTCTtgatataaatatgaaaatggCTCAATCGAAATACCAGTTATATAAGAACATAGAATATAATTGATGTCGTAATTATGAATAgtgatatcaattaaaattttattatgttttccaACTGCGATATCAATTTAAATATCACGATTATAAAACATGACATCATTTAAATGTTATGGTTCTTAAGAGCGACATGTAAAAGTATGTTATTTCACAAAAACTTCTTGTTGCTAtgttaattcatatttatttaagttaTGTGTGTTAATTgctcatttttttctaatatatagtggtactactttttttctttttccaaatatatttagacatattttttataaatttttctagATATAGCTTCTaaatttcaaacttaaaaatcttctccttaaaacttaaaaaaaaatgcatcttcttaaccaataaataaatctaaaaaccaGCTTAAAAAACTAATATGGTTGAATAACCAATGATATAAccaaaaagtaaattaaaaaaagcccGGCATGTTAAGTAAGAATATGGCGAGTTATCGACTACGAGTTTTAGACACTAAACCCGAGGCATAATGATGTAAGAGGTTATGATTAATTGgatatgaatttattatatttgaatcaCTTGTATAGTCTATTATAAATGTATTTGGATTAAATGGACATGTTCAAGCATAATAAAATGTGCAGTAAAAGGCACGGTCACATCAAATGTTATGTTTATGTAAAGGCATATGACTTTTGATGCGATATTTAAATCTAGCTCAAATTCAATTAGGAGATTTTATATGCCAAGTTCTATAAGGAGTTAGCTACCGCAGTTAGTTGAGGTTGGGAAGGCCTTCAAATTAGAcataaaagttatattttcataagttctgttttttttttctagttaattttggatattttgctttatttcttgttatatgttatttttatatttgaattggaATTGGAATTATTCTTGTCTTATAAAGGTTAGTTTAGGGCCTATTAAAAAGAGTTGTAACCTTCTTTTAATGATGGATTTTTAGAAAAGAAGTTTTGAGTAACAAAAATGTGAATTAGGATTTccatgtaattttttgttccaaaacatttttcttccttgtttttgGATTCCTATTTCTTATGTTCAGTTATGTTGGTATCATAACATGACAATTCTTAGTGGTTTATTATTGTGTGTTGTTGAAAAACCATGGTTGGAAAAGGTTGCAAAATAGAACATGTTCAGGAGTGAAACATCTATGAACTAACAATTGAGGACTTACAAAGATAGGTAACAAAATTAATATGTCGATTGGAGGAGAGAAAATTGGAGTATCATATAAAGAGTGATCAGGGATAAgtaaatagttttgaaaatccTTTTCAAATGCACGAGGAGCAAA encodes:
- the LOC7485245 gene encoding leucine aminopeptidase 2, chloroplastic, coding for MAHSARATLGLTQPANIDVPKIAFSAKEIDVAEWKGDILAVGVTEKDMAKDDSKKFENSLLKKLDAKLGGQLSEASSEEDFTGKPGQSLVLRLPGLGSKRIGLIGLGQSATNTYNFRNFGEAIAAAAKTAQASDVGIVLASTGSISNESKLNTASAIVSGTVLGTYEDNRYKSDSKRPVLKSVDILGLGTGPELVKKLKYAEDVSSAVIFGKELVNSPANVLTPAVLAEEASKIASTYSDVLSATILSAEQCIELKMGSYLGVAAASANPPHFIHLCYKPSSGPVKAKLALVGKGLTFDSGGYNIKTGPGCSIEFMKFDMGGSAAVLGAAKAIGQVKPRGVEVHFIVAACENMISGTGMRPGDIVTASNGKTIEVNNTDAEGRLTLADALVYACNQGVEKIIDLATLTGACRVALGPSIAGVFTPSDELANEVFTAAEASGEKLWRMPLEESYWESMKSGVADMVNTGARQGGAITAALFLKQFVDEKVQWMHIDMAGPVSSEKKRTATGFGILTLVEWVQQHSS